A window from Setaria italica strain Yugu1 chromosome VIII, Setaria_italica_v2.0, whole genome shotgun sequence encodes these proteins:
- the LOC105914945 gene encoding uncharacterized protein LOC105914945 yields the protein MVRPLKKVPGGHTHLLEVVDKFTKLIEAKPITNIHSQEAIEFFLDIIYRFGVPSCIITDNGTNFTGKKFLDFCDGYNIRVDWASIGHPRINDQVEPTNDMVLRDSSHTFWTGSRNMSEDGSRSSQPSSRS from the coding sequence ATGGTCAGACCCCTCAAAAAGGTCCCAGGAGGTCACACCCACCTACTAGAGGTGGtggacaagttcaccaagttgATCGAGGCGAAGCCCATCACCAACATCCACTCACAAGAAGCGATTGAATTCTTCCTTGACATCATCTACCGGTTCGGCGTCCCTAGCTGCATCATCACAGACAATGGAACCAACTTCACTGGCAAGAAGTTCCTAGATTTCTGTGACGGTTACAACATCAGGGTCGATTGGGCTTCAATCGGACACCCGCGGATCAACGACCAGGTCGAGCCGACCAATGACATGGTCCTCCGAGACTCAAGCCACACATTTTGGACTGGCTCAAGAAACATGTCAGAAgatgggtcgcggagctcccaGCCATCCTCTAGATCCTAA